From Candidatus Paceibacterota bacterium:
CTTTAAGCGCCTTAGCCGGGGTAACAGAACCAGTGAGAGCTTTCTGAATTGCAACTTGCAATTTCTGTGAAACGGCGTTGTACTGCGTAGCAGCTGGACGGTTTACCATGTTAGCTAATTGCTTTTTGGCAACTGGAACCACATTTGGCGCACTGGCAACTACCGCGGCTGACTCATAGGACGCACCCCAAATTGGCAATGAATCTGCAACATATTGTTCCTGAATTGCCTGGCTAGAGACGAATTCAGCAAAAGCCCATGCTGCATCTTGATTCTTTGAATTTGCAGTAATTGAAAGAGCCGAAGAGCCGTTCACACTCTTATGCCCTCCGCCAGAATCTGGAACTTCCCCAATCGCAATCTTTCCTGCCATTTTGGACTGCTCAGGGTCATTAGCTGCGGCATACATGTATGTCCAGTTCAAACCGATCGAAGCGTCTCCGGCACTTATAAGCTTACGTACATCATCCTCAAGAGCTTGCATTGAGGATGGGTTGGTTATGCCATCGACAACAGTTTTGCGCATGAATTCCAGCGCTTGCAATGCGCCACCATCTGCGAAAGCTGGCGCTCCGGCTTCATCAAATATCTTTCCACCAAAGTCAGCAGTCATGGCTGTCCAATCACAGATCACTGCTTCGGCCTGAGCCCAAGACCAGATCAATGGATATCGAATACCAGCCTTGGCTTTAATCGCCTTGGCTGCAGTGGCGACACCATCCCAGCTAGATAAAGATGCTTTATCTACGCCTGCCTTTGCTAAATGGTCTTCGTTCCAAAAAAGGTACTTAGTGTCCAGGAGCCATGGAACACCATAATACTTTCCGTCGTACACGGCTGAATTCAATGCGCCACCAAGGACATCAGTCGCCCAGGTACTAGGAATACGATTGCTGATATCTGCGATCAAGCCTTTACTCGCAAATTCGGCTGGCCAGATTACATCAATGAAAACCAGATCGTAGGTACCTGCTGGAGCAGCCGCGACGATTTTGTCATGCAGTGCCTCATATGGAACATACTCAGGCTTTATTGTCACGCCAGGGTTCTTCGCCGTGAAAGCGGCGATCATTGCATTAATATGTTCTTCAGAGTAGCCAGCTTGCTTCATAAAAAGCGCACCAAGTGTTCCAGTTAGTGCAGCACCGGTCGCTGATGTTGCATTTGTGGTCTTTGAAGAATCCGAATTACTTGAACATGAGGCAAGAACGCCTGCAGCACCTAAACCGACGGCACCAACAAGTAAGCCTCTACGAGAAACACGATAATCAGACAATTTTTCCTCCCCTTGCTTCGACGTTTCTTACCCGATTTACCCTATTCTCACTTACCCACGTAGGCAAGAGACCTGATTTTTAGCCGTTTTATACGAATAAATCTTTAACGTGGAATAGGTCCTCAGTTGGCTTCATTATCAATTACTAATTGCCTATTTGCGCATTCAAAAAAAACACTCGCTGGCCAATCAGAATCGTATGCTCTCCGCTTGAGGAGTTCTGAAACTGCCTTCTTCTTATGTTTTCCGTGCATAACCATCACCACCCTTTTAGATAGAGATGCGATAGTGTCAATACCAACCGTGACACCGTACTGAGGAACATCTTCAACAGATTTAAATTCAGGAAACGTTCCTAAGTTGTCGATACGCGTTGAAAGTGCCACCTCCACAACGCGCGTTTTTGATTCTCGCGCACTACCTGGTGGATTAAATGCAATATGTCCATCGCTGGCACCACTTGCCAAAATGAAGAAGTCGATGCCGACCTCTCGTAGCCAATTCTCGTATTCTTCAGGGCGCTGCGCATCGGGGATGCGAACAGATTTCAATTCGCGAGCCGATCCAGCCGCCGTGTTAAGAGGGTGACCTATTTCTAATTGGGCGAATCTGGCACATGAATAATGGGCAGCCGGGTCAATGTTGGAGAACTTCCCTTGGTTCTCAACAACATACTCATCCATCATCGCAATATTTACATGGCTAAGAGAAATATTCCGCTTCCCAACTTCTTGGGCAAGGGCTTGAAATATCACTCGAGGCGTCCGGCCTCCTGGGCACCCCAGGACAAACTCCCTGCCTTGGATAGAAGTTTGCTCTATGTCATCAATGATTTGCCTAGCTACGAAATTGCCTATCTCTAATGGGCTATCAAGAACTATTGGAACCACGCAATATCCGATCTCTTGAAGCATTAAGGGAACTGACCATGCTCTTCTGTCCTGCGGAGACTATAGTACAAAACCATACCATTGCAAGACAAATCTGATACCTTTTCCTATGGTGAAGCGGATAGGCGTGGATATTGGTGGTACGAAAATTGCGGTCGCAATCATTGATGTATCAGTAGGAAAAGTTCTCAAATCAGTACAAGTTCCGACCCCGCCGGCGGGAAGCCGAGAAGAGGTCCTTCAGACGATCCGCTCTGCAGTCAGCGCTCTTGGATTAGTCGAAAAACTGCCGATAGGGATCGGAGTGTGTGAGTATGTCGATAATGCGGGGAGAATACTCTCTTCCTACGCGGTAGATCTCAAAGATGCGAACCTGCCTGCTGAATTTGCCGACCTGGGCG
This genomic window contains:
- a CDS encoding extracellular solute-binding protein produces the protein MSDYRVSRRGLLVGAVGLGAAGVLASCSSNSDSSKTTNATSATGAALTGTLGALFMKQAGYSEEHINAMIAAFTAKNPGVTIKPEYVPYEALHDKIVAAAPAGTYDLVFIDVIWPAEFASKGLIADISNRIPSTWATDVLGGALNSAVYDGKYYGVPWLLDTKYLFWNEDHLAKAGVDKASLSSWDGVATAAKAIKAKAGIRYPLIWSWAQAEAVICDWTAMTADFGGKIFDEAGAPAFADGGALQALEFMRKTVVDGITNPSSMQALEDDVRKLISAGDASIGLNWTYMYAAANDPEQSKMAGKIAIGEVPDSGGGHKSVNGSSALSITANSKNQDAAWAFAEFVSSQAIQEQYVADSLPIWGASYESAAVVASAPNVVPVAKKQLANMVNRPAATQYNAVSQKLQVAIQKALTGSVTPAKALKDAEAEVNKLLAG
- a CDS encoding 6-phosphogluconolactonase; translation: MLQEIGYCVVPIVLDSPLEIGNFVARQIIDDIEQTSIQGREFVLGCPGGRTPRVIFQALAQEVGKRNISLSHVNIAMMDEYVVENQGKFSNIDPAAHYSCARFAQLEIGHPLNTAAGSARELKSVRIPDAQRPEEYENWLREVGIDFFILASGASDGHIAFNPPGSARESKTRVVEVALSTRIDNLGTFPEFKSVEDVPQYGVTVGIDTIASLSKRVVMVMHGKHKKKAVSELLKRRAYDSDWPASVFFECANRQLVIDNEAN